Proteins encoded in a region of the Vicia villosa cultivar HV-30 ecotype Madison, WI linkage group LG5, Vvil1.0, whole genome shotgun sequence genome:
- the LOC131601411 gene encoding putative disease resistance protein At4g11170 — MSSSITTYSKRKKTYDVYLSFSAKVPSTFVRKLHKALCTYVPRTRIFLDRTKLLSTNWETTPSESLLIIEKCKMVVILLSSIYMSSPSCLGELEKITECCLTTTDLVVLPVLYHFDQRFRGDMFRKAFHDFLDRIPIKKISPEEDNIMTWVEAITKSTQYPTDFIPTDRNECDCVKSVVERVIYALYKIRPALSSTFYTPSVKSGVQDVLQLLKQSKCPLVIGIWGIAGIGKTSIAKTIYDMIGPYFEGKCMLDNVSEVWERYTGPFSLQEELLFCVNNATGFEKETLKGNLQNKRVLLILDDVNKLEQLNSLCGSREWFGAGSKIIITTRDRHLLKEYGVDHIYTMKQLDQSESLEVFKWGAFGNETTLPEDFAELSRQVVAYSGGWPLALITLGRLLRGKEALQWKGVLWSLKNMSIPAPRLLNILEKSFNELSDNEKQTFLDIASFFIGKNQNDVLQTLNRSTQSPTLQVSLLQNKSLVTIDENNKLQMHVLLQAMARDIINRESRSRTIQPKMYDVFLSFRGEDSRAKFMSHLYSSLQDAGIYAFRDDDEIQHGDQISISLLRAIEQSRISIVVLTTNYANSRWCMLELERIIEISKANGLDVVPVFYEVDPSEVRHQEGQFGKAFEELRSTTSVNESTKTNWRRDLFDIGSKAGFVLKDSRNESEDVKNIVESVSRLLDRTELFVAEHPVGVESRVEATTKLLNIQKSEDVLILGIWGMGGMGKTTIAKAIYNQIGSKFEGKSFLLNIREIWETDTNQVSLQQQVLCDIYKTMTFKIRDIESGKNILKERLSQNRVLFVLDDVNEIDQINALCGSREWFGPGSRIIITTRDMHILNSCRVDHVHRIEVMDESESLELFSWHAFKQSSPTKDFATHSIDVIAYSGGLPLALQVLGSYLSDCEIPVWQKVLEKLKCIPNNEVHKKLKVSFDGLKDITEKQAFLDIVCFFIGMERNDVTQILNGCGYFADIGIKVLIERSLVTVDNRNKLQMHDLLRDMGRQIIYEESPFDLEKRSRLWRPEEVFDILSKYTGTKAVKGLALDFPTKNKVRIDTKAFKKMNKLRLLQLARVQLDGDFNNLSGELRWLYWHGFPSASIPVELQKGSLVALELKYSNLKYTWKCCQKMLENLKILNLSHSLELTETPNFSYMPNLEKIVLKDCPSLSSVSYTIGDLDKLLLINLTDCRGLGTLPRSIYDLKSLETLILSRCSMIDKLEEDLEHMKSLTTLIADKTAITQVPFSIVRSKSIKYISLPGFEGFSRDVFPSLILSWMSPSNNVVSLVQTAGSMSSIGLYVKCGSKLQLSQDVARILEALKATNCQKLEASASSTPVHISDIYPSSLINDYIGQASTSKSNNYLKSFLIQMGMKLHATNIVEDNILQTADGIWNRILLPCYNISDWSTFSSKGCSLIFDVPTMKGSNLKNMTLFVVYYSSSDNIASEGCQGVLIINYTKTTIQAYTKDALTSFEDEDWKSITSNLESGNNVEIMVVLREGFIVEKTTISLLYDEPVDKEMEHCNAIFEESVIAFSDDDKNVGVSGGDNIDVPMDDIVTSSEQDEALSDDKHGQAMSRKRK, encoded by the exons ATGTCTTCTTCCATTACTACTTattcaaagaggaagaagacctaCGATGTCTACTTGAGTTTCAGCGCAAAAGTTCCATCTACTTTTGTTCGGAAACTCCATAAGGCTCTCTGTACATATGTTCCACGAACTCGTATTTTCTTGGACCGTACGAAGCTTCTAAGTACAAATTGGGAAACAACACCTTCAGAGTCATTGCTTATAATTGAAAAGTGCAAAATGGTTGTAATCCTACTTTCAAGTATTTATATGAGTTCACCATCGTGTCTTGGAGAACTCGAGAAAATAACTGAGTGTTGCCTAACCACAACTGATCTTGTTGTTCTGCCTGTGTTGTATCACTTCGACCAAAGATTTCGAGGAGACATGTTTCGAAAGGCTTTTCATGATTTTCTGGACAGAATCCCTATAAAGAAAATATCACCAGAAGAAGACAATATTATGACTTGGGTGGAAGCGATTACTAAATCTACCCAATATCCAACAGATTTCATACCCACAGACAG GAACGAGTGTGACTGTGTCAAGAGTGTAGTTGAACGTGTTATTTATGCGCTATACAAGATAAGACCAGCATTGTCAAGTACTTTCTATACACCTAGTGTAAAATCTGGTGTGCAAGACGTGCTTCAACTATTGAAACAATCAAAATGCCCTCTCGTAATAGGGATTTGGGGGATAGCTGGGATTGGTAAAACAAGCATTGCCAAAACCATTTATGATATGATTGGTCCTTATTTTGAGGGAAAGTGCATGCTCGATAATGTTAGTGAAGTTTGGGAACGATATACTGGTCCATTTTCTTTACAGGAAGAACTTCTTTTTTGTGTCAACAATGCCACTGGATTTGAAAAAGAGACTTTAAAAGGAAACCTTCAAAATAAAAGGGTACTTCTTATACTGGATGATGTTAATAAATTGGAGCAGCTAAATTCTTTGTGTGGAAGTCGTGAATGGTTTGGTGCAGGTAGCAAAATAATCATCACGACAAGAGATAGACATCTACTTAAGGAGTATGGAGTTGATCATATATATACAATGAAACAACTGGACCAAAGTGAATCGCTTGAGGTTTTCAAGTGGGGTGCATTCGGCAACGAAACAACTCTTCCAGAAGATTTTGCTGAACTTTCCAGACAGGTAGTTGCTTATTCTGGGGGATGGCCTCTTGCTCTTATAACCCTAGGGAGGCTTTTGCGTGGAAAGGAGGCCCTTCAGTGGAAAGGTGTGTTATGGAGTCTCAAAAATATGTCCATTCCAGCTCCACGACTACTGAATATCCTAGAAAAGAGTTTTAACGAGTTGAGTGATAACGAGAAACAAACATTCCTTGATATAGCAAGTTTCTTTATCGGGAAGAACCAAAATGATGTACTTCAAACATTAAATAGATCAACGCAAAGCCCAACTCTTCAAGTAAGCCTTCTTCAAAATAAGAGCCTTGTAACCATTGATGAGAATAACAAGCTTCAAATGCATGTTCTGCTTCAAGCTATGGCAAGAGATATCATTAATAGGGAATCCAGAAGTAGAACTATTCAG CCAAAGATGTATGACGTGTTCTTGAGTTTTAGAGGGGAAGACAGTCGTGCAAAGTTCATGTCACATCtctattcttctcttcaagaTGCAGGTATATATGCTTTCAGAGACGATGATGAGATTCAACATGGAGATCAGATCTCAATCTCACTTTTGCGAGCAATTGAACAATCTAGGATTTCTATCGTTGTTTTGACTACAAACTATGCTAATTCAAGATGGTGCATGCTAGAGTTGGAAAGAATCATTGAAATTAGCAAAGCCAATGGTTTGGATGTTGTGCCAGTGTTCTATGAGGTAGATCCCTCAGAAGTACGTCATCAGGAAGGTCAGTTTGGGAAAGCTTTTGAAGAACTTAGATCAACAACCTCAGTGAATGAATCCACAAAGACTAATTGGAGAAGAGACCTCTTTGATATTGGAAGCAAGGCAGGGTTTGTACTCAAAGATTCaag GAatgaaagtgaagatgtcaagaatATTGTTGAAAGTGTCTCCCGTTTGCTAGATAGGACAGAGTTATTTGTTGCTGAACATCCAGTAGGTGTAGAATCCCGTGTGGAAGCAACAACTAAACTATTAAATATCCAAAAATCAGAAGATGTTTTAATTCTTGGAATATGGGGAATGGGGGGCATGGGTAAGACAACCATTGCAAAAGCAATTTATAATCAAATTGGAAGCAAATTTGAGGGAAAGAGCTTCCTTCTGAATATAAGGGAAATTTGGGAGACAGATACTAATCAAGTTTCTTTGCAGCAACAAGTACTCTGTGATATTTACAAAACAATGACATTCAAGATACGTGATATTGAATCTGGGAAAAATATCTTGAAGGAAAGACTTTCCCAAAATAGGGTACTTTTTGTACTTGATGATGTGAATGAAATAGACCAAATAAATGCTTTGTGTGGAAGTCGCGAATGGTTTGGTCCAGGGAGTAGAATAATCATCACAACAAGAGATATGCACATTCTTAATTCATGTAGAGTCGATCATGTGCATAGAATAGAAGTAATGGACGAAAGTGAATCTCTTGAGCTTTTCAGTTGGCATGCATTCAAGCAATCAAGTCCCACAAAAGATTTTGCTACACATTCAATAGATGTGATTGCTTATTCTGGGGGACTGCCACTAGCACTTCAAGTCCTTGGGTCTTATTTGTCTGACTGTGAAATACCAGTGTggcagaaagttttggaaaaactaAAATGTATCCCCAATAATGAAGTACATAAGAAGTTAAAAGTAAGTTTCGATGGCTTAAAAGATATCACAGAGAAACAAGCATTCCTTGATatagtttgtttttttattggaatGGAGCGAAATGATGTAACACAAATATTAAATGGGTGCGGATATTTTGCTGATATTGGAATTAAAGTTCTTATAGAGCGAAGCCTTGTAACAGTTGACAATAGGAACAAGCTTCAAATGCATGATTTGTTAAGAGACATGGGAAGACAAATAATTTATGAGGAATCACCGTTTGATCTTGAGAAGCGCAGTAGGTTGTGGCGTCCTGAAGAAGTGTTTGATATACTATCAAAGTATACG ggAACAAAAGCTGTCAAGGGACTGGCTTTAGACTTTCCAACAAAAAACAAAGTTCGTATAGATACCAAAGCATTTAAGAAGATGAATAAACTCAGATTGCTTCAACTTGCTCGGGTACAACTTGATGGAGATTTTAATAATCTTTCAGGAGAACTTAGATGGCTCTACTGGCATGGTTTTCCATCAGCTTCTATTCCTGTAGAATTGCAAAAAGGAAGTCTAGTTGCTCTGGAGTTAAAATATAGTAATCTCAAATATACATGGAAGTGCTGCCAAAAG ATGTTAGAGAATCTAAAAATTCTTAATCTTAGCCATTCTCTAGAATTGACTGAAACCCCAAACTTTAGTTACATGCCTAATTTGGAAAAGATAGTACTTAAAGACTGTCCAAGTTTATCTTCCGTCTCTTATACCATTGGAGATCTCGATAAACTTCTTCTTATAAACTTGACAGACTGCAGAGGTCTTGGGACACTTCCGAGAAGCATCTATGATTTAAAATCTCTAGAAACTTTGATTCTTTCTAGATGTTCCATGATCGACAAGTTAGAGGAGGATTTGGAACATATGAAATCGTTGACAACCTTAATTGCGGATAAGACTGCTATAACACAAGTGCCATTTTCAATAGTAAGATCTAAAAGCATTAAATATATTTCTTTACCTGGCTTTGAAGGATTTTCACGTGATGTATTTCCTTCTCTCATTCTGTCTTGGATGTCACCGTCAAATAATGTGGTATCCTTAGTTCAAACAGCCGGTTCCATGTCATCTATTGGTCTTTATGTGAAATGTGGTTCAAAACTGCAACTGTCTCAAGATGTAGCAAGAATTTTGGAAGCATTGAAAGCCACAAATTGTCAGAAATTGGAAGCAAGTGCAAGTTCAACTCCAGTACATATCTCTGATATCTATCCTTCTAGTTTGATTAACGATTACATTGGTCAAGCTTCCACTTCAAAGTCAAATAATTACTTGAAATCTTTCTTGATTCAAATGGGAATGAAACTCCACGCCACCAATATTGTCGAAGACAACATTTTACAG ACTGCGGATGGAATTTGGAATCGAATTTTGCTCCCATGTTACAATATATCTGATTGGTCAACCTTCAGTAGTAAAGGTTGTTCTTTAATATTTGATGTCCCAACAATGAAAGGAAGTAACCTGAAGAATATGACGTTGTTCGTTGTCTATTACTCTTCCTCGGACAACATAGCATCAGAAGGTTGTCAAGGTGTGTTGATCATAAATTACACAAAGACAACCATTCAGGCCTATACAAAAGATGCACTTACCTCCTTTGAGGATGAAGATTGGAAGAGCATAACATCAAATCTAGAATCTGGTAACAATGTAGAGATTATGGTTGTTTTGAGGGAGGGATTCATTGTTGAGAAGACTACGATATCTCTCTTATATGATGAACCGGTCGACAAAGAAATGGAACACTGCAATGCAATATTCGAGGAGAGTGTTATTGCTTTTAGTGACGATGATAAGAATGTTGGTGTTTCTGGTGGTGATAATATTGATGTCCCAATGGACGACATTGTTACCAGTTCAGAGCAAGATGAAGCTTTAAGTGATGATAAGCATGGGCAGGCAATGAGTAGAAAAAGAAAGTGA